A single window of uncultured Methanospirillum sp. DNA harbors:
- a CDS encoding ABC transporter permease: MNPILVYCRRDLIRWFRGRWGFISAMVMPAAWLIFVGLALPIRFTDHYIDFVTPGILAMTTLSASLAGGGLLIMDRMLGFFNKFLALPPPRESILFGKILVITIRGLIQSTIILSIAFLLGAKLYSPVQLAFTYLILFIFGALLSACATTLAIYVGDHDQYAAVNAMISMPIFFTSSAMMPYDQMPAWLQPLAHLNPLSYAIDGIRMVQTGTIPFFQIALLSLLCVLILGLSVHAFRKVKL, encoded by the coding sequence ATGAATCCGATCCTTGTATACTGCAGAAGAGATCTCATCAGGTGGTTCAGAGGAAGATGGGGATTTATCTCTGCAATGGTTATGCCTGCCGCCTGGTTGATCTTTGTCGGGCTTGCTCTTCCTATCAGGTTTACTGATCACTACATCGACTTTGTCACTCCTGGTATCCTGGCCATGACAACCCTGTCGGCATCTCTTGCGGGTGGAGGACTCCTTATCATGGACCGGATGCTTGGATTCTTCAACAAATTCCTGGCCTTACCACCACCCCGTGAATCGATCCTCTTTGGAAAGATCCTGGTAATTACGATCAGGGGACTTATTCAGTCGACGATCATTCTCTCCATTGCATTCCTGCTTGGTGCAAAGTTGTATTCGCCGGTCCAACTCGCGTTCACATACCTGATTCTGTTCATATTCGGAGCACTCCTCTCAGCCTGTGCCACAACTCTGGCGATCTATGTCGGTGATCATGATCAGTATGCTGCAGTAAATGCCATGATCTCGATGCCGATCTTCTTCACATCATCTGCTATGATGCCCTATGATCAGATGCCTGCCTGGCTGCAACCCCTGGCTCACCTGAATCCACTCAGTTATGCAATTGATGGTATCAGGATGGTTCAGACCGGGACAATTCCGTTTTTTCAGATCGCTCTTCTGTCTCTGCTCTGTGTCCTGATTCTCGGGCTATCTGTGCATGCTTTTAGAAAAGTAAAACTGTGA